The following proteins are encoded in a genomic region of Gossypium hirsutum isolate 1008001.06 chromosome D05, Gossypium_hirsutum_v2.1, whole genome shotgun sequence:
- the LOC107906245 gene encoding E3 ubiquitin-protein ligase WAV3 isoform X3 has protein sequence MELGQGHAIFTAECSHSFHFHCIASNVKHGNQICPVCRAKWKEIPFQRPASHLPNGKSRINPADWPRDDAWAVRSLPSPRLDSTRHVSSLFQASEPGTFDDDEVLDQQQENPQQNVFEKDASTNNSIGAIEVKTYPEVSAVPRANSHNNFAILIHLKAPHSSGGLNSRNQTIFSPSTQNSRAPVDLVTVLDVSGSMAGTKLALLKRAMGFVIQHLGPSDRLSVIAFSSTARRLFPLRRMTETGRQEALQAVNSLTSNGGTNIAEGLRKGAKLIVDRKWKNPVGSIILLSDGQDTYTVSSPSGSHSRTDYKSLIPPSIQRNGGTGLRVPVHTFGFGADHDAASMHSISEISGGTFSFIEAEGVIQDAFAQCIGGLLSVVVQEACVKLECAHPNLLINSIKAGSYRTSVMADAKAGSIDVGDLYAEEERDFLVTVNVPVDESCDEMSLLKVRCIYRDPISKEMVSLEEDNEVKIQRATVIGQPIVSMEVDRQRNRLRAAEAMAEARAAAEHGDLTGAVSLLESCRRALSETISARSGDRLCVALCAELKEMQERMANRRVYESSGRAYVLSGLSSHSWQRATARGDSTDSTSLIQAYQTPTMTDMVTRSQTMFFGNPPQRKLRQAQSFPARPHPR, from the coding sequence ATGGAACTAGGTCAAGGCCATGCCATTTTCACAGCAGAATGCTCCCATTCTTTCCACTTTCACTGTATAGCTTCTAATGTAAAACATGGAAATCAGATTTGTCCAGTTTGCAGAGCAAAATGGAAGGAAATCCCCTTTCAGAGGCCTGCTTCTCATCTTCCCAATGGAAAATCTAGAATCAATCCAGCAGATTGGCCCCGGGATGACGCCTGGGCTGTTAGAAGCCTACCTTCCCCTAGATTAGATTCAACTAGGCACGTTTCTTCACTATTCCAAGCCTCTGAGCCAGGAACCTTTGATGATGATGAAGTCCTCGATCAGCAGCAAGAGAATCCTCAACAAAATGTCTTTGAAAAGGATGCTTCTACGAATAATTCCATTGGAGCAATAGAAGTTAAGACATATCCCGAAGTTTCAGCCGTTCCAAGAGCTAACAGTCACAATAATTTTGCCATACTAATCCATCTCAAGGCTCCCCACTCAAGTGGAGGGCTAAATAGCAGAAACCAAACTATATTTTCCCCCTCAACTCAAAATTCTCGTGCCCCAGTTGACCTTGTCACTGTCCTTGATGTTAGTGGTAGCATGGCCGGTACCAAGCTTGCATTGCTAAAACGAGCTATGGGGTTTGTGATACAGCACCTTGGACCCTCCGACCGTCTGTCTGTAATAGCATTCTCTTCCACAGCCCGTCGCCTCTTTCCTCTTCGTCGGATGACTGAGACTGGACGGCAGGAAGCGTTGCAAGCTGTTAACTCTCTTACTTCAAATGGTGGGACAAATATTGCTGAAGGGCTTAGGAAAGGTGCGAAGTTGATAGTGGATCGGAAATGGAAGAACCCGGTTGGAAGCATCATACTGTTATCGGATGGGCAGGATACTTATACTGTCTCAAGTCCTAGCGGATCTCATTCCCGGACTGATTATAAATCACTTATTCCTCCCTCAATTCAGCGCAATGGTGGGACGGGTCTCCGTGTCCCTGTGCACACCTTCGGGTTTGGTGCAGATCATGATGCTGCTTCAATGCATTCGATTTCTGAAATATCTGGGGGTACCTTTTCTTTCATAGAAGCTGAGGGTGTCATCCAAGATGCTTTTGCTCAATGCATTGGGGGGCTTTTAAGTGTGGTAGTGCAGGAGGCATGCGTTAAACTGGAGTGTGCTCACCCAAACTTGCTAATCAATTCGATAAAGGCTGGGAGTTATCGAACCAGTGTGATGGCTGATGCTAAAGCAGGTTCTATTGATGTAGGAGACTTGTATGCTGAAGAAGAAAGAGACTTTTTGGTGACGGTCAATGTTCCAGTTGATGAATCCTGTGATGAGATGTCATTGCTGAAGGTTAGATGTATTTACAGAGACCCCATATCAAAAGAAATGGTGTCATTGGAAGAAGACAATGAAGTAAAGATCCAGAGGGCAACAGTAATAGGACAACCAATAGTGTCAATGGAGGTAGACAGGCAGCGAAACAGGCTCCGTGCTGCAGAGGCAATGGCTGAGGCAAGAGCCGCTGCTGAGCATGGTGATCTAACTGGTGCAGTCTCTCTGCTCGAGAGTTGTCGCAGGGCTTTATCAGAAACAATTTCTGCACGGTCTGGTGACAGGCTATGTGTTGCATTGTGTGCTGAGCTAAAGGAGATGCAAGAAAGAATGGCAAACCGTCGTGTGTATGAGTCATCTGGAAGGGCTTATGTTTTGTCAGGTTTGAGCTCACATTCCTGGCAAAGAGCGACTGCACGAGGCGATTCCACCGATAGTACAAGCCTTATTCAAGCTTACCAGACCCCTACCATGACAGACATGGTGACTCGTTCTCAGACCATGTTCTTTGGGAACCCACCGCAGCGAAAGCTTCGACAAGCTCAGTCATTCCCAGCGCGTCCACACCCACGGTAA
- the LOC107906245 gene encoding E3 ubiquitin-protein ligase WAV3 isoform X2, whose amino-acid sequence MLQRMIWNNANVVKKDFDIKTCSICLTSMELGQGHAIFTAECSHSFHFHCIASNVKHGNQICPVCRAKWKEIPFQRPASHLPNGKSRINPADWPRDDAWAVRSLPSPRLDSTRHVSSLFQASEPGTFDDDEVLDQQQENPQQNVFEKDASTNNSIGAIEVKTYPEVSAVPRANSHNNFAILIHLKAPHSSGGLNSRNQTIFSPSTQNSRAPVDLVTVLDVSGSMAGTKLALLKRAMGFVIQHLGPSDRLSVIAFSSTARRLFPLRRMTETGRQEALQAVNSLTSNGGTNIAEGLRKGAKLIVDRKWKNPVGSIILLSDGQDTYTVSSPSGSHSRTDYKSLIPPSIQRNGGTGLRVPVHTFGFGADHDAASMHSISEISGGTFSFIEAEGVIQDAFAQCIGGLLSVVVQEACVKLECAHPNLLINSIKAGSYRTSVMADAKAGSIDVGDLYAEEERDFLVTVNVPVDESCDEMSLLKVRCIYRDPISKEMVSLEEDNEVKIQRATVIGQPIVSMEVDRQRNRLRAAEAMAEARAAAEHGDLTGAVSLLESCRRALSETISARSGDRLCVALCAELKEMQERMANRRVYESSGRAYVLSGLSSHSWQRATARGDSTDSTSLIQAYQTPTMTDMVTRSQTMFFGNPPQRKLRQAQSFPARPHPR is encoded by the exons ATGTTACAAAGAATGATTTGGAATAATGCAAATGTTGTAAAGAAAGATTTTGATATA AAAACCTGTTCGATATGCCTGACATCGATGGAACTAGGTCAAGGCCATGCCATTTTCACAGCAGAATGCTCCCATTCTTTCCACTTTCACTGTATAGCTTCTAATGTAAAACATGGAAATCAGATTTGTCCAGTTTGCAGAGCAAAATGGAAGGAAATCCCCTTTCAGAGGCCTGCTTCTCATCTTCCCAATGGAAAATCTAGAATCAATCCAGCAGATTGGCCCCGGGATGACGCCTGGGCTGTTAGAAGCCTACCTTCCCCTAGATTAGATTCAACTAGGCACGTTTCTTCACTATTCCAAGCCTCTGAGCCAGGAACCTTTGATGATGATGAAGTCCTCGATCAGCAGCAAGAGAATCCTCAACAAAATGTCTTTGAAAAGGATGCTTCTACGAATAATTCCATTGGAGCAATAGAAGTTAAGACATATCCCGAAGTTTCAGCCGTTCCAAGAGCTAACAGTCACAATAATTTTGCCATACTAATCCATCTCAAGGCTCCCCACTCAAGTGGAGGGCTAAATAGCAGAAACCAAACTATATTTTCCCCCTCAACTCAAAATTCTCGTGCCCCAGTTGACCTTGTCACTGTCCTTGATGTTAGTGGTAGCATGGCCGGTACCAAGCTTGCATTGCTAAAACGAGCTATGGGGTTTGTGATACAGCACCTTGGACCCTCCGACCGTCTGTCTGTAATAGCATTCTCTTCCACAGCCCGTCGCCTCTTTCCTCTTCGTCGGATGACTGAGACTGGACGGCAGGAAGCGTTGCAAGCTGTTAACTCTCTTACTTCAAATGGTGGGACAAATATTGCTGAAGGGCTTAGGAAAGGTGCGAAGTTGATAGTGGATCGGAAATGGAAGAACCCGGTTGGAAGCATCATACTGTTATCGGATGGGCAGGATACTTATACTGTCTCAAGTCCTAGCGGATCTCATTCCCGGACTGATTATAAATCACTTATTCCTCCCTCAATTCAGCGCAATGGTGGGACGGGTCTCCGTGTCCCTGTGCACACCTTCGGGTTTGGTGCAGATCATGATGCTGCTTCAATGCATTCGATTTCTGAAATATCTGGGGGTACCTTTTCTTTCATAGAAGCTGAGGGTGTCATCCAAGATGCTTTTGCTCAATGCATTGGGGGGCTTTTAAGTGTGGTAGTGCAGGAGGCATGCGTTAAACTGGAGTGTGCTCACCCAAACTTGCTAATCAATTCGATAAAGGCTGGGAGTTATCGAACCAGTGTGATGGCTGATGCTAAAGCAGGTTCTATTGATGTAGGAGACTTGTATGCTGAAGAAGAAAGAGACTTTTTGGTGACGGTCAATGTTCCAGTTGATGAATCCTGTGATGAGATGTCATTGCTGAAGGTTAGATGTATTTACAGAGACCCCATATCAAAAGAAATGGTGTCATTGGAAGAAGACAATGAAGTAAAGATCCAGAGGGCAACAGTAATAGGACAACCAATAGTGTCAATGGAGGTAGACAGGCAGCGAAACAGGCTCCGTGCTGCAGAGGCAATGGCTGAGGCAAGAGCCGCTGCTGAGCATGGTGATCTAACTGGTGCAGTCTCTCTGCTCGAGAGTTGTCGCAGGGCTTTATCAGAAACAATTTCTGCACGGTCTGGTGACAGGCTATGTGTTGCATTGTGTGCTGAGCTAAAGGAGATGCAAGAAAGAATGGCAAACCGTCGTGTGTATGAGTCATCTGGAAGGGCTTATGTTTTGTCAGGTTTGAGCTCACATTCCTGGCAAAGAGCGACTGCACGAGGCGATTCCACCGATAGTACAAGCCTTATTCAAGCTTACCAGACCCCTACCATGACAGACATGGTGACTCGTTCTCAGACCATGTTCTTTGGGAACCCACCGCAGCGAAAGCTTCGACAAGCTCAGTCATTCCCAGCGCGTCCACACCCACGGTAA